Proteins found in one Allorhizobium pseudoryzae genomic segment:
- a CDS encoding TRAP transporter substrate-binding protein has protein sequence MDRRSFFKKAAVTGAGAAAATTLAAPAIAQSMPKITWRLTSSFPKSLDTIYGGAEDIAKRVAAATDGNFTIQTFAAGEIVPGLQAADAVSAGTVEMCHTCSYYYVGKDPTFAIGTAIPFGLNARLTNGWFYQGNGNKLLNEFYATHGLVGYIAGNTGAQMGGWFRKEINTVDDFKGVKMRIAGLAGRVVEKLGVVPQQIAGGDIYPSLEKGTIDAAEWVGPYDDQKLGFYKVAKYYYYPAFWEGGPVIHAFMNKAKFEALPKAYQAVLEDACAFANTNMMAKYDTKNPIAIKELVAQGTILRPFSQEILDACFKAAMELYGEITAKNEWFKKIYEDQVAYKREGYLWTQLSEYTYDTFMMIQQRNGKL, from the coding sequence ATGGATCGTCGTTCATTCTTCAAGAAAGCGGCCGTGACGGGTGCCGGTGCTGCCGCCGCCACCACGCTCGCCGCTCCGGCCATCGCCCAGTCGATGCCGAAGATCACCTGGCGCCTGACATCGTCGTTCCCGAAGTCACTCGACACGATTTACGGCGGCGCGGAAGACATTGCCAAGCGCGTGGCGGCTGCCACCGATGGCAACTTCACTATCCAGACCTTTGCCGCCGGTGAAATCGTGCCCGGCCTGCAGGCGGCCGATGCGGTGTCTGCCGGCACCGTCGAAATGTGCCACACCTGCTCCTATTACTACGTGGGCAAGGACCCGACCTTTGCGATCGGTACGGCCATTCCCTTCGGCCTCAACGCCCGCCTCACCAATGGGTGGTTCTACCAGGGCAACGGCAACAAGCTCTTGAACGAGTTCTACGCCACGCACGGTCTTGTCGGTTACATCGCCGGCAATACGGGTGCCCAGATGGGCGGCTGGTTCCGCAAGGAAATCAATACCGTCGATGACTTCAAGGGCGTCAAGATGCGCATCGCGGGTCTTGCCGGTCGCGTCGTCGAAAAGCTCGGCGTCGTGCCGCAGCAGATCGCCGGCGGCGACATCTATCCGTCGCTCGAAAAGGGCACGATCGATGCTGCCGAATGGGTCGGCCCCTATGACGACCAGAAGCTTGGCTTCTACAAGGTCGCCAAGTACTACTACTACCCGGCCTTCTGGGAAGGCGGCCCGGTCATCCATGCCTTCATGAACAAGGCGAAGTTCGAGGCGCTGCCGAAGGCCTATCAGGCCGTGCTGGAAGATGCCTGCGCCTTTGCCAACACCAACATGATGGCGAAATACGACACGAAGAACCCGATTGCGATCAAGGAACTGGTCGCTCAGGGCACGATCCTGCGTCCGTTCAGCCAGGAGATCCTGGATGCCTGCTTCAAGGCCGCGATGGAACTCTATGGTGAGATCACCGCCAAGAACGAATGGTTCAAGAAGATCTACGAAGACCAGGTGGCCTACAAACGCGAGGGTTATCTTTGGACCCAGCTGTCTGAATACACCTACGATACTTTCATGATGATCCAGCAGCGCAACGGCAAGCTCTAA
- a CDS encoding TRAP transporter large permease produces the protein MIHLVAHNLPLVMFTSVMVMLLLGYPVAFTLAAGGLIFFVFGVELSHISPDIRLFWPLLQSHPERIYGIMYNDTLLSIPFFTFMGIILERSRMAEDLLDTIGQLFGPIRGGLAYAVILVGALLGATTGVVAASVMAMGLISLPIMMRYGYNRPLVSGTIAASGTLAQIVPPSLVLIVMADQLGRSVGDMYVGALYPALLIIAAYCLYIFAVTLVKPEWAPALPQEARTLGNGVTSLIVMIAISVGLYFLGIEILFTGIASEEWRLVAALAFSVVACYGVALANSRMEKKIISRLAEQVIIVLIPPLALIFLVLGTIFLGIATPTEGGAMGATGALILALAKGRLTLTSIKTALDSTTRLSAFVMMILIGARVFGLTFYGINGNVWIEDLMLALPGGEYGFLIVVTIIVFILGCFLDFFEIAFIMVPLLAPVADKLGIDLVWFGIILGINLQTSFLTPPFGFSLFFLRSIAPTSNWVDKVTGKTMPPVKTTEIYRGVFPYIIIQFIMIIVVIAFPGLVMHYKDEQPTVKPADVQIQLQGGGNNNNPLGLPPLNPGSSGGGSAPSMGLPPLNLGGPAPSGAAAPAAPQLGLPPLNLGGPAPAGTTAPAAPAAPAPSQPDLSQPPKF, from the coding sequence ATCATTCATCTCGTCGCGCACAACCTGCCCCTGGTGATGTTCACCAGCGTGATGGTCATGCTGCTGCTCGGTTACCCCGTTGCCTTCACGCTGGCGGCCGGCGGGCTCATCTTCTTCGTCTTCGGCGTCGAACTGTCGCATATCTCGCCGGATATCCGGCTGTTCTGGCCGCTGCTGCAATCCCATCCCGAACGTATCTACGGGATCATGTATAACGATACGCTGCTGTCGATCCCATTCTTCACCTTCATGGGGATCATTCTGGAGCGGTCGCGCATGGCCGAAGACCTGCTCGATACGATCGGCCAGCTGTTCGGCCCGATCCGCGGCGGTCTTGCCTATGCCGTCATTCTCGTTGGCGCGCTGCTGGGGGCGACGACCGGCGTGGTCGCGGCCTCCGTCATGGCCATGGGCCTGATATCCCTGCCGATCATGATGCGTTACGGCTACAATCGCCCGCTGGTCTCCGGCACGATCGCCGCCTCCGGCACGCTGGCACAGATCGTTCCGCCGTCGCTCGTCCTCATCGTCATGGCCGACCAGCTCGGCCGGTCCGTCGGCGACATGTATGTCGGCGCGCTCTACCCCGCCTTGCTAATCATTGCCGCCTACTGCCTCTATATCTTTGCCGTCACCCTGGTGAAGCCGGAATGGGCGCCTGCCCTGCCGCAGGAGGCGCGCACGCTCGGCAACGGCGTCACCTCGCTGATCGTCATGATCGCCATCTCCGTCGGTCTTTATTTCCTCGGCATCGAGATCCTGTTCACCGGCATTGCCAGCGAAGAATGGCGCCTCGTCGCAGCCCTCGCCTTCAGCGTGGTGGCCTGCTACGGCGTCGCGCTCGCCAACAGCCGGATGGAAAAGAAGATCATCTCGCGGCTTGCCGAGCAGGTGATCATCGTTCTGATCCCGCCGCTGGCGCTGATCTTCCTCGTGCTTGGCACCATCTTCCTCGGCATCGCAACGCCGACCGAAGGCGGCGCCATGGGCGCGACCGGCGCCCTGATCCTGGCGCTCGCCAAGGGCCGCCTGACACTCACCTCGATCAAGACGGCGCTCGACTCCACAACGCGCCTCTCCGCCTTCGTCATGATGATCCTGATCGGTGCGCGCGTCTTCGGCCTCACCTTCTACGGCATCAACGGCAATGTCTGGATCGAGGACCTGATGCTGGCCCTGCCGGGCGGCGAATACGGCTTCCTGATCGTCGTCACGATCATCGTCTTCATTCTCGGCTGCTTCCTCGATTTCTTCGAAATCGCCTTCATCATGGTGCCGCTTCTGGCACCGGTGGCAGACAAGCTCGGCATCGATCTCGTCTGGTTCGGCATCATTCTCGGCATCAACCTGCAGACCTCGTTCCTGACGCCACCCTTCGGCTTCTCGCTGTTCTTCCTGCGCTCGATCGCGCCGACGAGCAACTGGGTCGACAAAGTGACCGGCAAGACGATGCCGCCGGTGAAGACGACCGAGATCTATCGTGGGGTTTTCCCCTACATCATCATCCAGTTCATCATGATCATCGTGGTGATCGCCTTCCCGGGTCTCGTCATGCACTACAAGGACGAGCAGCCAACGGTGAAGCCGGCCGATGTGCAGATCCAGCTGCAGGGCGGTGGCAACAACAACAATCCTCTCGGGCTGCCGCCGCTCAATCCCGGAAGCTCCGGCGGCGGCTCCGCCCCGTCGATGGGACTGCCACCGTTGAACCTCGGCGGCCCTGCGCCATCGGGAGCCGCTGCGCCGGCGGCCCCGCAGCTGGGCCTCCCGCCCCTCAATCTCGGTGGCCCGGCGCCGGCCGGAACGACGGCGCCGGCAGCACCCGCTGCCCCGGCACCAAGCCAGCCGGACCTCAGCCAGCCGCCCAAATTCTGA
- a CDS encoding TRAP transporter small permease subunit, protein MNILLAVSRAIDAVTGFIGRWVAWLLLAAVLISAGNAVMRKAFDISSNAWLEVQWYLYGTVFMLAAAYALLKNEHVRIDILSSSWSKRTRDIVDLTLHILFLLPFASLMTYLALPWFWLSYQSGEISSNAGGLIIWPAKLVVLVGFALLLAQAISEIIKRFAVIIGRIPDPRDEVSAEVKAASEV, encoded by the coding sequence ATGAACATCCTGCTTGCGGTGAGCCGCGCGATCGACGCGGTGACCGGTTTCATCGGGCGTTGGGTTGCATGGCTGCTTCTCGCTGCCGTTCTCATCAGTGCCGGCAATGCCGTCATGCGCAAGGCCTTCGACATCTCGTCGAACGCCTGGCTGGAAGTTCAATGGTACCTGTACGGCACCGTCTTCATGCTGGCCGCGGCCTATGCACTTCTGAAGAACGAACATGTACGCATCGACATCCTGTCCTCGTCCTGGTCGAAACGCACCCGCGACATCGTCGATTTGACGCTGCACATTCTCTTCCTGCTGCCCTTTGCCTCACTCATGACCTATCTCGCCCTGCCCTGGTTCTGGCTCTCCTACCAGTCCGGCGAAATCTCTTCCAATGCCGGCGGCCTGATCATCTGGCCGGCCAAGCTCGTCGTCCTGGTCGGTTTTGCGCTGCTTTTGGCGCAGGCCATCTCCGAAATCATCAAGCGCTTCGCGGTCATCATCGGCCGCATCCCCGATCCTCGCGATGAGGTTTCGGCGGAAGTCAAAGCGGCGTCGGAGGTCTGA
- a CDS encoding aa3-type cytochrome c oxidase subunit IV has translation MDNHQAGPVETGASMDYREHEKTYDLFLAGAKWGTMMVVVLLLAMVGGFFAGGGLLGGLLLFVILNAAGFYLLR, from the coding sequence ATGGACAATCATCAGGCGGGACCGGTCGAAACGGGCGCATCGATGGATTATCGCGAACATGAAAAGACCTACGACCTGTTCCTGGCCGGAGCCAAGTGGGGAACGATGATGGTCGTGGTCCTGCTGCTCGCCATGGTCGGCGGTTTCTTTGCCGGTGGCGGTCTTTTGGGCGGCCTGCTGCTGTTCGTCATCTTGAATGCCGCCGGGTTTTACCTGCTGCGCTGA
- a CDS encoding tetratricopeptide repeat protein, with product MKLSGAVLFFAGLALAGCQTGPASTDLIRLDRAQGSEQNIASLSAVIAANPQDPEGYNVRGSAYGRAGDFRRALDDFNRAIQLNPRLYQAYANRALVYRNMGKPSEAVNDYNTALQINPNYDVALIGRGNIYRQAGRTNEAFNDFNKAIQQETTDGRAWHNRGLIYQLRGQHAQAIEDFSKAISLSPSSPEPYNGRGVSYVALNDDDNAFADFNHAIELNDKLAESWANQALVYERKGDMARAYKSYSHAVRLDPNYKPAQDGAARTRGNSGT from the coding sequence ATGAAGCTGTCGGGCGCCGTCTTGTTCTTTGCCGGCCTTGCACTGGCCGGTTGCCAGACCGGACCGGCGAGCACGGACCTGATCCGCCTGGATCGCGCCCAGGGTTCCGAGCAGAACATCGCCTCGCTGTCGGCGGTCATTGCGGCCAATCCGCAGGATCCGGAAGGCTACAACGTGCGTGGCTCCGCCTATGGCCGCGCGGGCGACTTCCGCAGGGCGCTTGACGATTTCAACCGCGCCATCCAGCTGAACCCGCGCCTCTACCAGGCCTATGCCAACCGCGCGCTGGTCTACCGCAACATGGGCAAGCCGTCGGAAGCCGTGAACGATTACAATACGGCACTGCAAATCAATCCGAATTATGACGTCGCCCTCATCGGGCGCGGCAATATCTACCGGCAGGCCGGTCGCACCAACGAAGCCTTCAACGACTTCAACAAGGCGATCCAGCAGGAAACCACCGACGGTCGCGCCTGGCACAATCGCGGCCTGATCTATCAGCTGCGCGGCCAGCATGCCCAGGCCATCGAGGACTTCTCCAAGGCAATCTCGCTGTCACCCTCCTCGCCGGAACCCTATAACGGCCGCGGCGTCTCCTACGTCGCACTGAACGACGACGATAACGCCTTTGCCGATTTCAACCACGCCATCGAGTTGAACGACAAGCTGGCGGAATCCTGGGCGAACCAGGCGCTGGTCTACGAGCGCAAGGGCGATATGGCCCGCGCCTACAAGTCCTACAGCCACGCGGTGCGGCTCGATCCGAACTACAAGCCGGCACAGGACGGCGCAGCCCGCACGCGCGGCAATTCCGGCACCTGA
- the rpsU gene encoding 30S ribosomal protein S21, translating to MQVLVRDNNVDQALRALKKKMQREGIFREMKMRDYYEKPSQKRAREKAEAVRRVRKLARKRAQREGLIPGGRTAAR from the coding sequence GTGCAGGTACTTGTCCGCGACAATAACGTCGATCAGGCTCTCCGCGCTCTGAAGAAGAAGATGCAGCGCGAAGGCATTTTCCGGGAAATGAAAATGCGTGACTACTACGAGAAGCCCTCGCAGAAGCGCGCTCGCGAAAAGGCAGAAGCCGTTCGCCGCGTCCGCAAGCTTGCTCGCAAGCGTGCACAGCGCGAAGGCCTCATTCCCGGCGGTCGCACTGCCGCCCGTTAA
- a CDS encoding sarcosine oxidase subunit beta family protein, with protein sequence MRKYSVFALAREAMRSHKGWEPQWISPEPRPSYDVIIIGGGGHGLGAAYYLAKEHGITNVAVIEKGWLGGGNTGRNTTIIRSNYLYEESMDIYEHSLKLWEGLSQDLNYNVMYSPRGVMMLSHNTHDQQSFKRHINANRLYGIDNEWLTPEQAKKFCPPLDISKTARYPINGAALQKRGGTARHDAVAWGYARGASDRGVHIIQNCEVTGIRRGPNGEVTGVETSRGFIGAKKIGVSAAGHSSVVMQMAGVRVPLTSNPLQALVSEPLKPIFPCVVMSNTVHAYISQSDKGELVIGAGTDQYHSYSQTGGLQIITHTLDAICELFPIFRRVKMMRQWGGITDNTPDRSAIQSVTPVKNLFVNCGWGTGGFKATPGSAHLFAWLIAKGEPHRLAEGLTLDRFRTGRLIDEAAAAAVAH encoded by the coding sequence ATGCGCAAGTATTCGGTTTTTGCGCTGGCCCGTGAGGCCATGCGCAGCCACAAGGGATGGGAGCCGCAATGGATCTCTCCCGAACCGCGTCCGTCCTACGATGTCATCATCATCGGCGGCGGCGGCCACGGGCTTGGTGCTGCCTATTATCTGGCCAAGGAACACGGCATCACGAATGTGGCGGTGATCGAAAAGGGGTGGCTCGGCGGCGGCAATACCGGCCGCAATACCACCATCATTCGGTCAAACTACCTCTATGAAGAGAGCATGGACATCTACGAGCATTCCCTGAAGCTGTGGGAAGGCCTGAGCCAGGATCTCAACTACAACGTCATGTATTCGCCGCGCGGCGTGATGATGCTGTCGCACAACACGCATGACCAGCAGAGCTTCAAGCGGCACATCAATGCCAACCGGCTCTACGGCATCGACAATGAATGGCTGACGCCGGAACAGGCGAAGAAATTCTGTCCGCCGCTCGATATCTCGAAGACGGCACGCTATCCCATCAACGGCGCAGCCCTGCAGAAGCGTGGCGGCACCGCCCGCCACGATGCGGTCGCCTGGGGTTATGCCCGCGGCGCGTCCGATCGCGGCGTGCACATTATCCAGAACTGCGAGGTCACCGGCATCCGCCGCGGGCCGAACGGCGAGGTGACCGGCGTCGAGACAAGCCGCGGCTTCATCGGCGCGAAGAAGATCGGTGTGTCCGCTGCCGGCCATTCCTCTGTCGTCATGCAGATGGCCGGGGTTCGCGTGCCGCTGACCAGCAATCCGCTGCAGGCGTTGGTTTCGGAACCGCTGAAGCCCATCTTCCCCTGCGTCGTCATGTCGAACACCGTGCACGCCTACATCTCGCAGTCCGACAAGGGCGAGCTCGTCATCGGCGCCGGCACCGATCAGTACCATTCCTATTCCCAGACCGGCGGGCTGCAGATTATCACCCATACGCTGGACGCGATCTGCGAGCTGTTCCCGATCTTCCGCCGCGTGAAGATGATGCGCCAGTGGGGTGGCATCACCGACAATACGCCGGACCGTTCGGCGATCCAGAGTGTGACGCCGGTCAAGAACCTGTTCGTCAATTGCGGCTGGGGCACCGGCGGCTTCAAGGCGACACCGGGGTCTGCGCACCTCTTTGCCTGGCTGATCGCCAAGGGTGAACCGCACCGCCTGGCGGAAGGCCTGACGCTCGACCGCTTCCGCACCGGCCGCCTGATCGACGAGGCGGCCGCCGCCGCCGTCGCGCATTGA
- a CDS encoding sarcosine oxidase subunit delta, with protein MLLIHCPYCGDDRSELEFRWAGEAHIARPEVISEISDEDFAEYFFLRDNTKGIAWERWRHIHGCGRFFNAIRDTVSDKFLLTYKAGLPRQPVPGTEPVSAGGAQGGAA; from the coding sequence ATGCTTCTGATCCACTGCCCCTATTGCGGCGACGACCGCTCCGAGCTCGAATTCCGCTGGGCGGGCGAGGCGCATATCGCCCGGCCAGAGGTCATCTCGGAGATCTCCGACGAGGATTTCGCCGAATACTTCTTCCTGCGCGACAATACCAAAGGGATTGCCTGGGAACGCTGGCGCCACATCCATGGCTGCGGGCGCTTCTTCAATGCGATCCGCGACACGGTGAGCGACAAGTTTCTCCTGACCTACAAGGCCGGCCTGCCGCGCCAGCCGGTGCCGGGAACCGAGCCGGTCAGTGCCGGCGGCGCTCAAGGAGGTGCCGCATGA
- a CDS encoding sarcosine oxidase subunit alpha: MSNHRIKGAGRLTPARTARFTFDGKIYTALEGDTVASALLANGVHLMGRSFKYHRPRGILSAGPEEPNALIDVARDAARRQPNVRASVQEVFDGAIIRSQNRWPTLGFDIGSLNNLLSPFFAAGFYYKTFMWPREAWAKLYEPIIRRAAGLGVAPTETDPDHYANRFAHCDVLVAGAGVAGLTAALSAAKTGAEVILVDERADVGGALLFDTSTMIDGRPGYDWAQGVLAQLKAMPNVRVLTRTTVFGYYNHNFLGLVERVTDHLPNPNRSLPRERLWQVRAKKVVLATGAIERHMVFANNDRPGIMLASAARLYLNHYGVAVGSKIGVYTAHDSAYEAAIDLKKAGVEIAAIVDCRAKPGEALVSAARNLGIEVLTGYSVVDTAGRLRISSMTVARNGSTNHRKIPVDALLMSGGWTPSVHLFSQSRGKLKFDAQNQRFLPNIYAENCVSVGACNGTDELGALLAEAAEAGGGSLSVSSEAAYGWTGGMIGAAEGAGKETAVKAFVDFQHDVTAKDIRLAVREGMHSIEHIKRFTTNGMASDQGKLSNMHGLAIAAEVLGKEIPQVGLTTFRAPYTPVTYGTLIAHSRGDLFDPARKTPLHGELVKQGAEFEDVGNWKRAWYFPRRGEDMHAAVNRECKTAREVAGIFDASTLGKIEVVGPDAAKFLNLLYTNAWDTLKPGKCRYGIMTREDGFVYDDGVVGRLAEDRFHVTTTTGGAPRVLHHMEDYLQTEFPDLKVWLTSTTEQWAVIAVQGPKAREIIAPLVEGLDLSNEAFPHMSVAECTVMGVPARLFRVSFTGEVGFEVNVPADYGAAVWKAIWERGQALGACLYGTETMHVLRAEKGYIIVGQDTDGTVTPDDAGYGWAVSKKKPDFVGIRGLKRPDLMREGRKQLVGLLTADPTEVLEEGGQIVANPNQAKPMTMLGHVTSAYWSENLGRSIAIALVAGGRARMGETVYIPMKDKTIAATVTDMVFFDKEGGRIHG, translated from the coding sequence ATGAGCAACCACCGCATCAAGGGCGCTGGTCGCCTGACGCCGGCCCGCACGGCGCGCTTCACCTTCGATGGCAAGATCTATACGGCGCTGGAAGGCGATACGGTTGCCTCCGCGCTGCTGGCCAACGGCGTCCACCTGATGGGCCGCTCGTTCAAGTATCACCGTCCGCGCGGCATTCTCTCCGCCGGGCCGGAGGAGCCGAACGCGCTCATCGACGTGGCGCGCGATGCCGCCCGCCGCCAGCCGAATGTGCGCGCCAGCGTGCAGGAAGTGTTCGACGGCGCGATCATCCGCTCGCAGAACCGCTGGCCGACGCTCGGTTTCGATATCGGTTCGCTGAATAACCTGCTCTCGCCCTTCTTTGCAGCGGGTTTCTACTACAAGACCTTCATGTGGCCGCGCGAGGCCTGGGCGAAGCTCTACGAACCGATCATCCGCCGTGCCGCCGGCCTCGGTGTTGCACCGACGGAAACCGATCCGGATCATTATGCCAACCGCTTTGCCCATTGCGACGTGCTGGTGGCGGGTGCCGGTGTAGCCGGCCTAACGGCGGCGCTCTCTGCCGCAAAGACCGGCGCCGAGGTCATCCTCGTCGATGAGCGGGCCGACGTCGGTGGCGCGCTCCTCTTCGACACCTCGACCATGATCGACGGCAGACCGGGCTATGACTGGGCTCAGGGCGTGCTGGCCCAGTTGAAGGCCATGCCAAATGTGCGGGTGCTGACGCGCACGACCGTGTTCGGCTACTACAACCACAATTTCCTCGGCCTCGTGGAGCGGGTGACGGATCACCTGCCGAACCCGAACCGGTCGCTGCCGCGCGAACGGCTGTGGCAGGTGCGGGCGAAGAAGGTGGTGCTCGCCACCGGCGCCATCGAACGCCACATGGTGTTTGCCAACAATGACCGCCCCGGCATCATGCTGGCCTCGGCGGCCCGGCTCTACCTCAATCATTACGGCGTCGCCGTCGGCTCGAAGATCGGCGTCTACACCGCGCATGATTCCGCCTATGAGGCGGCCATCGACCTGAAGAAGGCGGGTGTCGAGATCGCGGCAATTGTCGATTGCCGTGCCAAGCCCGGCGAGGCGCTGGTCTCCGCCGCCCGCAATCTTGGCATCGAGGTGCTGACCGGTTATTCCGTCGTGGATACGGCAGGCCGCTTGCGCATCTCCTCGATGACGGTGGCGCGCAACGGCTCCACCAACCACCGCAAGATCCCGGTGGATGCGCTTTTGATGTCCGGCGGCTGGACGCCCTCGGTGCATCTCTTCTCGCAATCGCGCGGCAAGCTGAAGTTCGATGCGCAGAACCAACGGTTCCTGCCGAACATCTATGCGGAAAACTGTGTCTCGGTCGGCGCCTGCAACGGAACCGACGAGCTCGGCGCCCTTCTCGCCGAAGCGGCAGAGGCCGGTGGCGGTTCGCTGTCCGTCTCGAGTGAAGCGGCCTATGGCTGGACCGGCGGCATGATCGGCGCTGCCGAAGGGGCCGGCAAGGAGACGGCGGTCAAGGCCTTCGTCGATTTCCAGCATGACGTGACGGCGAAGGACATCCGCCTCGCCGTGCGCGAGGGCATGCATTCGATCGAGCACATCAAGCGCTTCACCACCAACGGCATGGCCTCCGACCAGGGCAAGCTCTCCAACATGCATGGCCTGGCGATTGCTGCGGAAGTGCTGGGCAAGGAGATCCCGCAGGTCGGCCTCACCACCTTCCGTGCACCCTATACGCCGGTGACCTATGGCACGCTGATTGCCCATTCGCGGGGCGACCTGTTCGACCCGGCGCGCAAGACGCCACTGCATGGCGAACTGGTGAAACAGGGTGCCGAGTTCGAGGATGTCGGCAATTGGAAACGCGCTTGGTATTTCCCCCGCCGCGGCGAGGACATGCATGCCGCCGTCAACCGCGAGTGCAAAACCGCGCGCGAGGTGGCCGGGATTTTCGATGCCTCGACGCTCGGCAAGATCGAGGTGGTCGGCCCGGATGCGGCGAAATTCCTGAACCTCCTCTACACCAATGCCTGGGACACGCTGAAGCCCGGCAAATGCCGCTATGGCATCATGACCCGCGAGGACGGCTTCGTCTATGACGACGGCGTTGTCGGGCGTCTGGCGGAAGATCGGTTCCATGTGACGACGACGACCGGCGGTGCGCCGCGCGTGCTGCATCATATGGAGGACTATCTCCAGACCGAATTTCCGGATTTGAAGGTCTGGCTCACCTCCACCACAGAACAGTGGGCGGTCATTGCCGTGCAGGGACCGAAGGCGCGCGAGATCATCGCGCCGCTGGTGGAGGGGCTCGACCTCTCCAACGAGGCCTTCCCGCATATGAGTGTCGCCGAATGCACGGTGATGGGCGTACCCGCCCGTCTGTTCCGCGTCTCGTTCACCGGTGAAGTGGGCTTCGAGGTCAACGTGCCGGCCGATTACGGTGCGGCTGTCTGGAAAGCCATCTGGGAGCGTGGCCAAGCGCTGGGCGCCTGCCTCTATGGCACCGAGACCATGCACGTGCTGCGCGCTGAAAAGGGCTATATCATCGTCGGCCAGGATACCGACGGCACGGTAACGCCGGACGATGCCGGTTATGGCTGGGCGGTCTCCAAGAAGAAGCCGGACTTTGTCGGCATCCGCGGCCTGAAACGCCCGGACCTGATGCGCGAGGGCCGCAAGCAACTGGTCGGCCTGCTGACCGCCGATCCGACCGAGGTGCTGGAGGAGGGCGGCCAGATCGTCGCCAATCCCAACCAGGCAAAGCCGATGACCATGCTTGGCCATGTGACCTCCGCCTACTGGTCGGAAAATCTCGGCCGGTCGATTGCGATTGCGCTCGTCGCCGGCGGCCGGGCGCGCATGGGCGAAACGGTCTACATTCCGATGAAAGACAAGACGATTGCCGCCACCGTGACCGACATGGTGTTCTTCGACAAGGAAGGAGGCCGTATCCATGGCTGA
- a CDS encoding sarcosine oxidase subunit gamma: MAELATRTLPLAGAHGGTAGVRLQPAEPANRISLRARAEDVAALSSALRLALPTAPRTSATQGSRTALWLGPDEWLVIDDSEGGLVEAAASSGALHSATDVSHRNTAILVSGPGAVATLNGGCPLDLSLKAFPVGACARTLFGKIEVVLLRTGEDSFRLECWRSFSEYAFGLLAEAAEDAGL; the protein is encoded by the coding sequence ATGGCTGAGCTTGCTACCCGCACCCTGCCGCTGGCCGGCGCCCATGGCGGCACCGCCGGCGTGCGCCTGCAGCCGGCAGAACCGGCCAACCGCATCTCGCTGCGTGCGCGAGCCGAGGATGTCGCGGCCCTGTCGTCGGCACTCAGACTTGCGCTGCCGACCGCGCCGAGAACGTCCGCCACGCAAGGAAGCCGCACAGCGCTCTGGCTCGGCCCGGATGAATGGCTCGTGATCGATGACAGCGAGGGCGGACTGGTCGAGGCGGCGGCCTCATCCGGCGCGCTGCATTCGGCAACCGATGTCTCCCATCGCAACACCGCGATCCTGGTCTCCGGCCCCGGTGCCGTGGCAACCCTGAACGGCGGCTGCCCGCTCGATCTTTCCCTGAAGGCCTTCCCGGTAGGGGCCTGCGCCCGCACCCTGTTCGGCAAGATCGAGGTGGTGCTGCTGCGCACCGGCGAAGACAGTTTCCGGCTGGAATGCTGGCGGTCGTTTTCCGAGTATGCGTTCGGCCTCTTGGCAGAGGCAGCGGAAGACGCTGGCCTCTGA